In Archangium violaceum, the following are encoded in one genomic region:
- a CDS encoding cytochrome c oxidase assembly factor Coa1 family protein — MPESEMAPRQGWWGRNWKWVVPTGCLGLLLSCGCLGALVFGFTYQALRGTGVFVEALTQAKQSPEVRQTLGEPIESGMMLQGSIQSQNDQGSANFSVPLKGPKADGTLLVEAYKNGDEWKFTTLQVEVPGRPTIDLLGGEPAPPPDTVPFPDSLPDVEPLPEDEEPGDSPPEEQEPEGDEKDIEL; from the coding sequence ATGCCAGAAAGTGAGATGGCGCCCCGGCAGGGCTGGTGGGGCCGCAACTGGAAGTGGGTGGTGCCCACGGGGTGCCTGGGGCTGCTGCTGTCCTGCGGCTGCCTCGGCGCCCTCGTCTTCGGCTTCACCTACCAGGCCCTCCGAGGCACTGGCGTCTTCGTCGAGGCGCTCACCCAGGCGAAGCAGTCTCCCGAGGTGCGCCAGACGCTCGGCGAGCCCATCGAATCGGGGATGATGCTCCAGGGCTCCATCCAGTCCCAGAACGACCAGGGCTCGGCCAACTTCTCCGTGCCCCTCAAGGGCCCCAAGGCCGACGGCACCCTCCTCGTCGAGGCCTACAAGAACGGGGACGAGTGGAAGTTCACCACGCTTCAGGTGGAGGTGCCGGGACGCCCGACCATCGACCTGCTCGGCGGAGAACCCGCGCCTCCACCCGACACCGTGCCCTTCCCCGACTCGCTCCCGGACGTCGAGCCCCTGCCCGAGGACGAGGAGCCCGGCGACTCGCCGCCCGAGGAACAGGAGCCCGAGGGAGACGAGAAGGACATCGAGCTCTGA
- a CDS encoding DMT family transporter gives MSSPSSSPTNDTSRFRADGALLLITAFWGTTFVVVKGALGHGDPYSFLTLRFTLGALALTAVARRQMLVPQTLRRGLLLGVFLFLGFVLQTVGLVSTTPSRSAFITGLYVVFVPLLGLALFRRMPRVTSWVGVVLAAVGLRYLTGADVGEGGLSSGDWLTLGCAVAYALHILLTERYAPKSGVVPLVAVQLWVVAVLSALCLPFTETRVEWAPIFIVAVAFCGLIASAMALCVQTWAQARTTAVRVALICSMEPVFTAVYSVGLGYEMLGVREWVGGGLIVSGVLVAELGGHLLGRLRARGAAEQLPDV, from the coding sequence GTGAGCAGCCCCTCTTCCTCTCCGACGAACGACACCTCCCGCTTCCGGGCGGACGGGGCCCTGCTCCTCATCACCGCTTTCTGGGGCACCACCTTCGTGGTGGTGAAGGGAGCGCTCGGCCATGGGGATCCGTACTCCTTCCTCACGCTGCGCTTCACGCTCGGTGCGCTGGCGCTCACGGCTGTCGCCCGGCGCCAGATGCTCGTCCCCCAGACGCTGCGCCGGGGGCTGTTGCTGGGGGTGTTCCTCTTCCTCGGCTTCGTGCTGCAGACGGTGGGGCTGGTGTCCACCACGCCCTCGCGCTCGGCCTTCATCACCGGGCTGTACGTGGTCTTCGTCCCGCTGCTGGGACTGGCCCTCTTCCGGAGGATGCCGCGCGTCACCTCGTGGGTGGGCGTGGTGCTGGCGGCGGTGGGCCTGCGCTATCTCACCGGCGCGGACGTGGGCGAGGGGGGGTTGTCCTCGGGTGACTGGCTGACGCTGGGCTGCGCGGTGGCCTACGCCCTCCACATCCTCCTCACCGAGCGCTACGCGCCGAAGTCGGGAGTGGTGCCGCTCGTGGCCGTGCAGTTGTGGGTGGTGGCCGTGCTGTCCGCGCTCTGCCTGCCCTTCACCGAGACACGGGTGGAGTGGGCGCCCATCTTCATCGTGGCGGTGGCCTTCTGTGGCCTCATCGCCAGCGCGATGGCCCTGTGCGTGCAGACGTGGGCGCAGGCGCGCACCACCGCCGTGCGCGTGGCGCTCATCTGCTCCATGGAGCCCGTCTTCACGGCGGTGTACTCGGTGGGGCTCGGCTACGAGATGCTCGGCGTGCGCGAGTGGGTGGGCGGTGGCCTCATCGTGTCGGGCGTGCTGGTGGCCGAGCTGGGAGGCCATCTGCTCGGCCGCCTGCGCGCGCGCGGGGCCGCCGAGCAGCTCCCAGACGTGTAG
- a CDS encoding potassium transporter TrkH — protein MARVCFGRWVCEVEDALLDAARPRCGYEPFLVEEGRPRLRLWRRADLGEGARPFQPGQPSLGAVQVEEEGLGTDAPLELLSAELALRALFQLAILRQGGLCLHAAGVAFGEAAVVALGPSGAGKSTLSRLCVQSGRAGLLSDEVVALLPDGLVCGSPFRSEPDLPASRAEARLHAFLLLEKGPAESLSPVRPAALVAPLLGQVFQGEGVTGLSLGAGTLPRLGGLMAPAPGFRLMFRKDPAVAGFLDEWVHGLSPSRS, from the coding sequence ATGGCGCGGGTGTGTTTCGGCCGATGGGTGTGCGAGGTCGAGGACGCGCTCCTCGACGCGGCCCGCCCCCGGTGCGGTTACGAGCCCTTCCTCGTGGAGGAGGGGCGGCCACGGCTGAGGCTTTGGCGGCGGGCTGACCTGGGCGAGGGGGCCCGGCCCTTCCAGCCGGGACAGCCCTCGCTCGGCGCCGTTCAAGTGGAGGAGGAGGGGCTGGGGACGGATGCGCCCCTGGAGCTCCTCTCGGCGGAGCTCGCGCTGCGAGCGCTCTTCCAGCTCGCCATCCTGCGCCAGGGAGGTCTCTGCCTGCATGCCGCTGGCGTGGCCTTCGGTGAGGCGGCGGTGGTGGCCCTGGGTCCCAGTGGAGCGGGTAAGTCCACCCTCTCGCGGCTTTGCGTCCAATCGGGCCGGGCCGGGCTGCTCTCGGACGAGGTGGTGGCGCTGCTGCCGGACGGCCTCGTGTGCGGCAGTCCCTTCCGCTCGGAGCCGGACCTGCCGGCCTCGCGCGCCGAGGCTCGCCTGCACGCCTTCCTGTTGCTGGAGAAGGGGCCGGCCGAATCGTTGTCCCCGGTGCGCCCGGCGGCCCTGGTGGCGCCGCTGCTCGGACAGGTGTTCCAAGGGGAGGGAGTCACGGGGCTGAGCCTCGGAGCCGGGACGCTGCCGAGGTTGGGTGGCCTGATGGCGCCGGCTCCGGGTTTCCGCCTGATGTTCCGCAAGGACCCGGCCGTGGCGGGCTTCCTTGACGAGTGGGTGCATGGCCTCTCGCCGTCCCGAAGCTGA
- a CDS encoding FG-GAP-like repeat-containing protein, with amino-acid sequence MRRTGWQWLLAVCALWTAGCTCGKPPVESELTVAFERPVDGQRLALGDDADVGAAGFQYDVVAVAADSAGRAVTLSQAKLEVLSAGESVWREGPAATIEGQRVRFPTVTLPGRTNVLRVTVEEQGSKRTASHDQSVTVGAETRTLDIVIPAEGQVLREVDDADPLLPGYQVDFELWGTGLRGASGLISCAGVCGIAPVPFTVGDNGKAVARVTLSEPVREAQPSQCVAVVKLPGGDVTSPARGMTLDTEGPRLAISSPVSAVATRTFKVEAVVRSVEDGATATLTREGAAALTTTVRAGQALFPEVTVPGDGRHDFQLSVTDLGGNVTGKPLSVVVASTAPAPVLRVPATVDTFVAGQPAQAEAVVKVDDQPVGTEVELWTTVSGRLGQPQRARTVDGSGEGRVARFTLSLAEGANTVKACVRNAAGIQVCTLATTQVRTGRPNCRIVEPSPGDVLPAGGKPVAVRVEALGNNGPVSLSAQRTGASENASGTASGGAASLSVNLSGDGAWSLVASCAGGGVSQAVTVSRDTTPPALAVTVRDAPGGRVEPSFIDTSSLPGTQVVLDAVTEPFAQVLVQGCGLQGTLLASADEQGRASLRDVGVPTSGTCSFSARAVDLAGNESSVSVPVVSAFVASSLKFESPDPSQTLGTADGTPVGEGNLLVALKLGFSAGAQGQLKLYRDTTEVGGVPVEVVDTGKTLSGVQLADGVNVLRAVLVNNAGAGACASALYTVDTTPGDIVLSAPGASSNYNLQSDRDPLTPGIQHPLSYTLNGASATATVDVCTSVALTTAAAPCRDGSGWFTLAAGIPAYTNLFSYPDGRYSLKVVLDDGGTVRESAPVSLVVDSVRPEVTALELVGDANGDRMVNATEWPSGAPVLRVSTTGLAAGLPIQVRDATNNTLYGNAVSAGAVTDVTLGSLPPLEEADYSLVVVVTDAAGNANRTVAAVPPNPLDPVNAAALMSFRLDRVVPQLNPTSPGRATLGPADDAAPATAGFQLRASAQTSADVGPGGVSLRLDPAGTVVTKTPEGRSVSHDFTVEATGTRSYTLVFTAQDKAGNLGAPVSVPVTVDLEAPVLTLVSPTSGSTLSSPLATVRVEVEGGEGLIVSVFSVRGGSEELVGSFPVVNGVAQGTVNLPEGTQDVTVRTADAAGNSVSASAQGVTVPHVGCDVSLTSPAGTPVTFNQTDDGNAGQAGLQYTLRGRTTRCAGQTVWLYKEGTTLGSTLADPGTGDFSFDVSLPDGEQSRLTVEMVDSASSRTSDFVDYTVDVTPPAFSTVTPAQKTLTFVSASNVNLPGSGYVQDLTPGGDAEAEFRATVTGATGGRLRILYKGTTELASLSISQSPESLTIPLVLPHGTNGPLELRLRDTALNETVYAIDVTVDVRPPAQVAFTANIPAGGARKAWVDLTWPRSGDDDATGTPVGYDLRWTTDTLLPTGIPDEATYYSSQVRRETGALLPAQTTSYRLTLPPLAKYFIEVRALDEVGNVSPFRTIPVFDNAPNKVLTNPTARSGFFGLVMASGDLNGDGKDELVTGDSRASYVVGSTTTTNVGAVHIYSDALSGNETPLTLWPSTPTVATQTFGTEVAVGNVGDASGEGRPDLLVGSPNWTSTRGRAFLYFGRTGQPVDPTPIEFRGQASGTSFGAAARIIADLNGDGLSEVLLSADGENGGKGRVYLFFGRTRANWVAAATGNESGVAFVPVDKADRIIEGDTSLTVNTNTYFGRRRGQANVGDLDGDGKPELSISAPYDKINTLYIYPGSVLMARGGATVAERTLTVADVLQRLSYGPVSTGGLNGFGVDVVARVNFASGPARDLVVSQPESNTLRVFPDGGASGFVQPEWSITVANDPSITVKRFFGYTLASADINQDGLPDLVTGESMTTSASAWILYNRGGTGAPFDPVAGEGVAQSRFKGVKALGAGVVTGDFNGDGVPDVAAGDPFDTPGRITVWY; translated from the coding sequence ATGCGTCGAACGGGATGGCAGTGGCTTCTGGCGGTGTGTGCGCTGTGGACGGCGGGGTGTACGTGCGGCAAGCCGCCGGTGGAGTCCGAGCTGACGGTGGCCTTCGAGCGGCCGGTGGATGGTCAACGGCTGGCGCTGGGGGATGACGCGGACGTGGGCGCCGCGGGCTTCCAGTACGACGTGGTGGCGGTGGCGGCGGACTCGGCCGGGCGCGCGGTGACGCTGTCACAGGCGAAGCTGGAGGTGCTGTCGGCGGGCGAGTCGGTGTGGCGGGAGGGGCCGGCGGCGACCATCGAGGGCCAGCGGGTGCGCTTCCCCACGGTGACGCTGCCGGGGCGCACCAACGTGCTGCGGGTGACGGTGGAGGAGCAGGGCTCGAAGCGCACGGCCTCGCACGACCAGAGCGTGACGGTGGGCGCCGAGACGCGGACCCTGGACATCGTCATCCCCGCCGAGGGGCAGGTGCTGCGCGAGGTGGATGACGCGGACCCGCTGCTGCCGGGCTACCAGGTGGATTTCGAGCTGTGGGGCACGGGACTGCGGGGGGCCAGTGGCCTCATCTCGTGCGCGGGGGTGTGCGGCATCGCGCCAGTGCCCTTCACGGTGGGCGACAATGGCAAGGCCGTGGCGCGGGTGACGCTCTCCGAGCCGGTGCGCGAGGCGCAGCCCTCGCAGTGCGTGGCGGTGGTGAAGCTGCCCGGTGGGGACGTGACGTCTCCGGCGCGCGGCATGACGTTGGACACCGAGGGACCGCGGCTGGCCATCAGCTCGCCCGTGTCCGCGGTGGCCACCCGCACCTTCAAGGTGGAGGCGGTGGTGCGCTCGGTGGAGGATGGTGCCACGGCCACGCTGACGCGAGAGGGAGCCGCGGCGCTGACGACCACGGTCCGCGCGGGGCAGGCCCTCTTCCCGGAGGTCACCGTTCCCGGTGACGGCCGGCACGACTTCCAGCTCAGCGTCACGGACTTGGGTGGCAACGTGACCGGCAAGCCCCTCTCCGTCGTGGTGGCGAGCACCGCGCCCGCCCCCGTGCTGAGGGTGCCGGCCACCGTCGACACCTTCGTCGCCGGTCAGCCCGCCCAGGCCGAGGCGGTGGTGAAGGTGGACGACCAGCCGGTGGGCACGGAGGTGGAGCTGTGGACGACGGTGTCGGGCCGGCTCGGCCAGCCGCAGCGTGCGCGGACGGTGGATGGCAGCGGGGAGGGCCGGGTGGCGCGCTTCACCCTGTCGCTCGCCGAGGGCGCCAACACGGTGAAGGCCTGCGTGCGCAACGCGGCCGGCATCCAGGTGTGCACGCTCGCCACGACGCAGGTGCGCACGGGCCGTCCCAACTGCCGCATCGTCGAGCCCTCGCCGGGCGACGTGCTGCCCGCGGGCGGCAAGCCGGTGGCGGTGCGGGTGGAGGCGCTCGGTAACAACGGACCGGTGAGTCTCTCCGCGCAGCGCACCGGGGCCTCGGAGAATGCCTCGGGGACGGCGTCGGGTGGTGCGGCCTCCCTGTCCGTGAACCTGTCCGGGGACGGCGCCTGGAGTCTGGTGGCCTCGTGCGCCGGGGGCGGCGTCAGCCAGGCCGTCACCGTGTCCCGTGACACCACGCCTCCCGCGCTCGCCGTCACCGTGCGCGACGCACCCGGGGGCCGCGTCGAGCCTTCCTTCATCGACACCTCTTCGCTGCCCGGCACCCAGGTGGTGCTCGACGCGGTGACGGAGCCCTTCGCGCAGGTGCTCGTCCAGGGCTGCGGGTTGCAGGGCACCCTCCTGGCGAGCGCGGACGAGCAGGGTCGTGCCTCGCTTCGCGACGTCGGTGTTCCCACCAGCGGCACCTGCTCCTTCTCCGCGCGAGCGGTGGACCTCGCTGGCAACGAGTCCTCGGTGTCCGTGCCCGTCGTCTCGGCCTTCGTGGCCTCTTCCCTGAAGTTCGAATCGCCGGATCCCTCCCAGACGTTGGGAACGGCCGATGGCACGCCGGTGGGCGAGGGCAACCTCCTGGTGGCGCTGAAGCTGGGCTTCTCCGCTGGGGCCCAGGGACAGCTGAAGCTCTACCGTGACACCACCGAGGTGGGTGGGGTCCCCGTGGAGGTGGTGGACACGGGGAAGACCTTGTCGGGGGTGCAGCTCGCCGATGGCGTGAACGTGCTTCGCGCGGTGCTGGTGAACAACGCGGGCGCCGGGGCGTGCGCGAGCGCGCTGTACACCGTGGACACCACGCCGGGCGACATCGTCCTCAGCGCGCCGGGTGCCTCCAGCAACTACAACCTGCAGTCGGATCGCGACCCGCTCACTCCCGGCATCCAGCACCCCCTGAGCTACACGCTCAATGGTGCCTCCGCGACGGCCACGGTGGACGTGTGCACCAGTGTCGCGCTCACCACGGCGGCGGCGCCGTGCCGGGACGGGAGCGGCTGGTTCACCCTGGCGGCGGGGATTCCGGCCTACACCAACCTGTTCTCCTATCCGGACGGAAGGTACTCGCTGAAGGTGGTGCTCGACGACGGTGGCACCGTCCGTGAGTCCGCTCCCGTGTCGCTGGTGGTGGACAGCGTGCGCCCGGAGGTGACCGCGCTCGAGCTCGTGGGCGATGCCAACGGGGACCGGATGGTGAATGCGACCGAGTGGCCCTCGGGTGCCCCGGTCCTGCGCGTGTCCACCACCGGGCTGGCGGCCGGTCTGCCGATCCAGGTCCGCGACGCCACGAACAACACCCTCTATGGCAATGCCGTGTCCGCGGGCGCGGTGACCGACGTGACGCTCGGTTCGTTGCCGCCCCTCGAGGAGGCGGATTACTCGCTGGTGGTGGTCGTCACGGACGCCGCGGGCAACGCGAACCGGACGGTGGCCGCCGTGCCGCCCAATCCGTTGGACCCGGTCAATGCCGCGGCACTGATGTCCTTCCGGCTGGATCGGGTGGTGCCCCAGCTCAACCCCACCTCACCGGGCAGAGCCACGCTCGGACCGGCGGATGACGCGGCTCCGGCCACGGCGGGCTTCCAGCTCCGGGCCAGCGCTCAGACAAGCGCCGATGTCGGGCCCGGTGGTGTCTCCCTGCGCCTGGACCCCGCGGGCACCGTGGTGACGAAGACCCCGGAGGGGCGCTCGGTGTCCCACGACTTCACGGTGGAGGCGACGGGCACCCGCAGCTACACGCTCGTCTTCACCGCCCAGGACAAGGCGGGCAACCTGGGCGCGCCGGTGAGCGTGCCGGTGACGGTGGACCTGGAGGCCCCGGTGCTCACGCTGGTCAGTCCTACCTCCGGCTCCACCCTGAGCTCTCCGCTGGCGACGGTGCGGGTGGAGGTCGAGGGCGGCGAGGGGCTCATCGTGAGTGTCTTCTCCGTACGAGGAGGCTCGGAGGAACTGGTGGGCTCCTTCCCGGTGGTCAACGGAGTGGCGCAGGGCACCGTGAACCTTCCCGAAGGCACGCAGGACGTGACGGTGAGGACCGCGGACGCCGCGGGCAACAGCGTCTCGGCGAGTGCGCAAGGGGTGACGGTGCCGCACGTCGGCTGTGACGTCTCGCTCACCTCTCCCGCGGGGACTCCGGTCACCTTCAACCAGACGGATGATGGGAACGCGGGCCAGGCGGGCCTGCAGTACACGCTGCGCGGGCGCACCACCCGCTGCGCGGGCCAGACCGTGTGGCTCTACAAGGAGGGCACCACGCTGGGCTCCACGCTGGCGGATCCGGGCACCGGGGACTTCTCCTTCGACGTGTCGCTGCCCGACGGCGAGCAGTCCCGGCTGACGGTGGAGATGGTCGACTCGGCGTCGAGCCGGACGAGCGACTTCGTCGACTACACGGTGGACGTCACCCCGCCCGCCTTCAGCACCGTCACTCCCGCCCAGAAGACGTTGACCTTCGTGTCCGCCTCCAACGTGAACCTGCCGGGCTCCGGCTACGTGCAGGACCTCACGCCGGGCGGTGACGCGGAAGCGGAGTTCCGGGCGACGGTGACGGGCGCCACCGGGGGCCGCCTGCGCATCCTCTACAAGGGCACCACGGAGCTCGCGTCGTTGTCGATCTCCCAGAGCCCCGAGTCGCTGACGATTCCCCTCGTCCTGCCGCACGGCACCAACGGGCCGCTGGAACTGAGGCTGCGCGATACGGCCCTCAACGAGACGGTGTACGCCATCGACGTCACCGTGGACGTTCGGCCTCCGGCCCAGGTGGCCTTCACCGCGAACATCCCCGCGGGTGGGGCACGCAAGGCCTGGGTGGACCTGACGTGGCCTCGGAGCGGTGATGATGACGCCACGGGCACGCCGGTGGGTTACGACCTGCGCTGGACCACCGACACGCTGCTGCCGACGGGCATCCCGGACGAGGCCACCTATTACAGCTCCCAGGTGCGGCGGGAGACCGGCGCGTTGCTGCCCGCGCAGACCACGTCCTACCGGCTCACCCTGCCTCCGCTGGCGAAGTACTTCATCGAGGTCCGGGCCCTCGATGAGGTGGGCAACGTCTCGCCCTTCCGGACCATCCCGGTCTTCGACAATGCTCCGAACAAGGTCCTCACCAACCCCACGGCGAGGTCCGGGTTCTTCGGCCTCGTCATGGCCAGCGGTGACCTGAACGGCGATGGCAAGGATGAGCTGGTGACGGGGGATTCCAGGGCCAGCTATGTCGTGGGCAGCACGACCACCACGAACGTGGGCGCGGTCCACATCTACTCCGATGCCCTCTCCGGCAACGAGACGCCCCTGACGCTGTGGCCTTCCACACCCACCGTGGCGACCCAGACCTTCGGGACCGAGGTGGCGGTCGGCAACGTGGGCGACGCCTCCGGGGAAGGGCGGCCGGATCTGCTGGTGGGCTCGCCGAACTGGACCAGCACGCGAGGCCGGGCCTTCCTCTACTTCGGCCGCACGGGCCAGCCGGTGGATCCGACTCCCATCGAGTTCCGGGGCCAGGCCAGCGGGACGAGCTTTGGCGCCGCCGCCCGCATCATCGCGGACCTCAACGGGGATGGATTGTCCGAGGTGCTCCTCAGCGCCGACGGGGAGAACGGTGGGAAGGGCAGGGTCTATCTGTTCTTCGGGCGCACCCGGGCGAACTGGGTGGCGGCCGCGACCGGAAACGAGAGCGGCGTGGCCTTCGTGCCCGTGGACAAGGCGGACCGCATCATCGAAGGGGATACGAGCCTCACGGTGAACACCAACACCTACTTCGGCCGGCGCCGGGGGCAGGCGAACGTGGGAGACCTCGATGGCGATGGCAAGCCGGAGCTCTCGATCTCCGCGCCCTACGACAAGATCAACACCCTCTACATCTATCCCGGGAGCGTCCTGATGGCCCGCGGCGGCGCGACCGTGGCGGAGCGGACGCTGACGGTCGCGGACGTGCTCCAGCGCCTCTCCTACGGACCGGTCAGCACGGGCGGTCTGAATGGCTTCGGCGTGGACGTGGTGGCGCGGGTGAACTTCGCGAGTGGACCCGCCAGGGACCTGGTCGTCAGCCAGCCCGAGTCGAACACCCTTCGCGTCTTCCCGGACGGTGGGGCGTCGGGGTTCGTCCAGCCCGAGTGGTCCATCACCGTGGCGAATGACCCCAGCATCACGGTCAAGCGCTTCTTTGGCTACACGCTGGCCTCGGCGGACATCAACCAGGATGGGTTGCCGGACCTCGTGACCGGCGAATCCATGACCACCAGCGCCTCGGCCTGGATCCTCTACAACCGGGGGGGCACCGGGGCTCCGTTCGATCCCGTGGCGGGTGAAGGTGTCGCACAGTCCCGCTTCAAGGGAGTCAAGGCACTCGGGGCCGGTGTTGTGACAGGAGACTTCAACGGGGATGGTGTGCCGGACGTGGCGGCGGGCGATCCCTTTGACACCCCGGGTCGGATTACCGTGTGGTATTGA
- a CDS encoding N-acetyltransferase: MASRRPEAEWVAFLEASSPGTRLWVRGAGRSMYPLLRGGDAIQVERCSDVSRMRPGDIALVRVKERGLAAHVVSSVAPLSTRSFLGRLDEGPVHLLGRVVAVRRLGLRLPVGGRLAPLLLIVHRASARAAGSPHLRRSVQVLRRITSSPATREMRRRWLGPIEVRPLGPEDAEALLLYAGHALRGPTAFLGDALRERWSLEDGAVGAFTARGRMVGFAAREGEWLRYLHVTEEARRLGVGTRLLGVLLEGAASRRSVLVLRAAVREEEVACREFMAGAGFLEVPGGHGAERRSPPWSPSGGTWRELVRPLGDEATPPLRRPEG; this comes from the coding sequence ATGGCCTCTCGCCGTCCCGAAGCTGAGTGGGTGGCCTTCCTCGAGGCGAGCTCCCCGGGGACGCGCCTCTGGGTGCGTGGGGCGGGGCGGAGCATGTACCCGCTGCTGCGCGGTGGTGATGCCATCCAGGTGGAGCGCTGCTCGGATGTCTCCAGGATGCGGCCCGGGGACATCGCGCTCGTCCGGGTGAAGGAACGGGGACTCGCGGCCCACGTGGTGTCCTCCGTGGCTCCGCTGAGTACGCGGTCCTTCCTCGGGCGCCTGGACGAGGGCCCCGTGCATTTGCTGGGACGGGTGGTCGCGGTACGACGCTTGGGGCTTCGCCTGCCGGTGGGGGGACGGCTCGCGCCGCTGTTGCTGATCGTCCACCGGGCGAGTGCTCGCGCGGCGGGCAGCCCTCACCTTCGCCGGAGCGTCCAGGTGTTGCGGCGCATCACCTCTTCTCCGGCCACGCGCGAGATGCGGCGGCGGTGGCTCGGTCCCATCGAGGTGCGGCCCCTCGGCCCGGAGGACGCCGAGGCGCTGCTGCTCTACGCGGGGCATGCCCTGCGGGGGCCCACGGCTTTCCTGGGCGATGCGCTGCGGGAGCGCTGGTCCCTGGAGGACGGAGCGGTGGGAGCCTTCACCGCCCGAGGACGGATGGTGGGTTTCGCGGCTCGGGAAGGGGAGTGGTTGCGTTACCTCCACGTGACGGAGGAAGCGCGGCGGCTCGGAGTGGGAACGCGGCTGCTCGGGGTGCTGCTGGAAGGTGCCGCCTCCCGACGAAGTGTCCTGGTGCTGCGCGCGGCGGTGCGGGAAGAGGAGGTGGCCTGCCGGGAGTTCATGGCTGGCGCTGGCTTCCTCGAGGTGCCTGGAGGGCACGGGGCGGAGCGCCGGAGCCCGCCGTGGAGTCCATCCGGAGGTACCTGGCGGGAGCTCGTGCGCCCCCTGGGGGATGAAGCCACCCCCCCATTGCGTCGGCCCGAAGGGTAG
- a CDS encoding MBL fold metallo-hydrolase produces MSVELRRNGLHLAGTPLALDATRKSPLSFVSHAHSDHIARHERTIATAATLRLMAHRLGTLSAPLPAPYGRPFALGSLTLELLPAGHVLGSAQLRVTREDGRRIVYTGDINLAPSLTAEPAQVAECDTLIIESTFGHPRYVFPPREEVLGQVESWVRRHQERGAVPVLLAYALGKSQEAMKYLSDRGFPLVAHASIYEVTKLYGELGVPIEPLRRFDGRVEPGEVLFFPPHQARGGALAPLWPRATAVLTGWAVDGPGATRRYGADVAFPLSDHADSPSLVRYVKATGARDVITLHGFAEELAEVLRGEGLDARALGQPKQLALL; encoded by the coding sequence ATGAGCGTCGAGCTGCGAAGGAACGGACTGCACCTGGCTGGGACGCCGCTGGCGCTGGATGCCACGCGCAAGTCCCCGCTGTCCTTCGTCAGCCACGCGCACTCGGACCACATCGCCCGGCACGAGCGCACCATCGCCACCGCCGCCACCCTGCGCCTCATGGCGCACCGGCTGGGCACGCTCAGCGCGCCGCTGCCGGCCCCCTACGGCCGACCCTTCGCGCTGGGCTCGCTGACGCTGGAGCTGCTGCCCGCGGGCCACGTGCTCGGCAGTGCCCAGCTGCGCGTCACCCGCGAGGACGGCCGGCGCATCGTCTACACGGGCGACATCAACCTCGCGCCCTCGCTCACGGCCGAGCCCGCCCAGGTGGCCGAGTGCGACACGCTCATCATCGAGTCCACCTTCGGGCACCCGCGCTACGTCTTCCCGCCGAGGGAGGAGGTGCTGGGGCAGGTGGAGTCCTGGGTGCGCCGGCACCAGGAGCGCGGCGCGGTGCCGGTGCTGCTGGCCTACGCGCTGGGCAAGAGCCAGGAGGCGATGAAGTACCTGTCGGACCGGGGCTTCCCGCTGGTGGCCCACGCCTCCATCTACGAGGTGACGAAGCTGTACGGGGAGCTCGGTGTCCCCATCGAGCCGCTGCGCCGCTTCGACGGGCGCGTGGAGCCGGGCGAGGTGCTCTTCTTCCCGCCGCACCAGGCGCGGGGTGGGGCCCTGGCACCGCTCTGGCCGCGCGCCACCGCCGTCCTCACGGGCTGGGCGGTGGACGGGCCGGGGGCCACGCGACGCTATGGCGCGGACGTGGCCTTCCCGCTGTCGGACCATGCCGACAGCCCGTCGCTGGTGCGCTACGTGAAGGCCACGGGAGCCCGCGACGTCATCACCCTGCACGGCTTCGCCGAGGAGCTGGCCGAGGTGCTGCGCGGGGAGGGCCTGGATGCGCGGGCGCTCGGGCAGCCCAAGCAGCTGGCGCTCCTGTGA
- a CDS encoding PqqD family protein: MEDVMSVVPNLHPDAGVQRVGDRMLAVGPDDTLHTFEDEGGEVSEVAERILELVDGRRTLGDIVAALCEEFEVEPEACREDTVAFVRLLVDKKVLVLGL; encoded by the coding sequence ATGGAGGACGTGATGAGTGTGGTGCCGAACCTCCACCCGGACGCGGGCGTGCAGCGGGTGGGAGACCGGATGCTGGCGGTGGGGCCGGACGACACCCTGCACACGTTCGAGGACGAGGGCGGCGAGGTGTCCGAGGTGGCCGAGCGCATCCTGGAGCTGGTCGACGGACGGCGGACATTGGGCGACATCGTGGCGGCGCTGTGCGAGGAGTTCGAGGTGGAGCCCGAGGCGTGCCGTGAGGACACGGTCGCCTTCGTGAGGCTCCTGGTGGACAAGAAGGTGCTGGTGCTCGGGCTGTGA